The genomic window CAAATCGACATAGCGGTCGCGCGACTCTTCCATAACCACTTGTGCTTGCTGTAAAGCTTCGTTTTGCATCTCCAATTCGATCTGGTGGACGTGCAGCTCGTGCAACAAAGCATCGGTGGAGGTAGGAGATAGTTCTGGCACTGCCGCAAGCGCCAGCTGTGATTCGGCAGCTGCGCGTAATTCTTTGGCAGCCTGTTCGTTAGATATTTTACTCACACTCCCTCCAAATCCTCGTAATAGACTTCCGAGGTAGCTTGCAGCTTATGGGCGCGTATTCGTTTTGTATGTGCTGTAGCGTACAGTTTGACAAGGTCTGGCTTATGGGTGCCTTCTGTACAGCGCTTGGCTTGGAGGTTCGCTGAGCAGTGCTTACCGAATCGGCAAGTTTCGATGATCTAAACCCAGATTTTCGTGCAAAAGCATTCCCCAAACCGTTCCCTGTTTGGGAGTTATAAAATACGCATAATGTATATTATGTCAAATATGTTTATGTATTGTTTCTGCAGCTATGGGTTGCGGCTAATGACTTCAACCCAACCCTCTTCAATTCTTAGGTTGATATTGATTTAGAGGTAACCGGCGCGTCCTAAGCCCACCACGCACAGTGTGACGATACCGAGTATCAGGTTGATTGCTATCCACTGGCGAATACTTCCGAGAACCCTGCCGGCTTCAGGCCATTGTTGGGTAGCGACCAACGTTCTGAGTTTTCGGTAGCCTGCGAAATATACCCACACAAATATGGCGATCATCAGTGTGCCAAGTAACAGCATGATATGAATGAAGGTCGGGACGTTTACTAAACCACCGTAGCTGGCAATCATCGCTATACCGCTTGCCACCAGTACGACGATCGCACCCCAAACCGCATGTAGGAAGCGCCGAAACACGGCACTCCACAATTGTAAACGCTCTGGGGGAGCCAGAATTTCAACAGCGGCGGGACGCAGGGCTGTGTACGCAAAGAACATACCGCCGACCCACAGGACGGCAGAAAGTAGATGAAGTAGTTTAAGAATGGCCATCAGGATTTTTCCGGTGCGCAACGCTGATCATATACGCCATATAAATTAAAATATAACGGCAACTAATTAATTCATATCAGATTGATCTGATAGCTTTAGTATCCCAAAAATCACATCCAAGCTAAATCCACGTGATTGTAAGAAGCGGATTTGACGAGCATTCTCTTTGGGAGAATGAGCAATCTCTCCAAACTTTTTGCGCCAGACCTCGCGTGCCGTTTCCATCTCATTCGCTCTCAGTTCGGGGATTGCCTCGGCAATAAGCGTGTCAGCGATACCTTTTTGCCGTAGCTCTTGCACGATGCGCTTCGTGCCGAAGCGGGAGCGTTTGATACGCACCGTTTGTTCTGCCGCTCGCTGATCTGATAGCCAACCTTGCTCGGCCAGTTGGTCGAGCAAGGTTGGCACATCATCCTCAGGCTCAGCATAGCGAGCTAATTTGGCGTATAGCTCGACTCGGCTATGTTCACGACGCGCCAGATACTGCATGGCGCGTACATGCAAGCTGGTTTTAGTCTTCTTCGCCACCATTCAATGCCGCCACGCCAACAATGGCACGTACCTTGTTCTCAATCTCATGAGCGATCTCAGGATGAGAGCGTAAGTATTCGCGGGCATTATCTTTTCCTTGGCCGATTTTCTCGCCTTGATAGGCGTACCAGGCACCAGACTTATCTACCAGTTTGTGCATCACGCCAAGCTCGATGATCTCGCCTTCGCGTGAAATACCTTCACCGTAGAGGATGTCGAAATTAGCTTCGCGGAACGGTGGCGCAACCTTGTTTTTAACGACTTTGACGCGGGTCTCATTACCAATGACTTCATCGCCCTTTTTGATCGCGCCGGTGCGACGAATGTCGAGACGCACCGAAGCGTAGAACTTGAGCGCATTACCACCTGTGGTGGTTTCAGGGTTGCCGAACATCACGCCGATCTTCATACGGATCTGGTTGATGAAGATGACCAAGGTATTCGAGCGCTTGATATTGGCGGTCAGTTTGCGTAGCGCTTGCGACATCAAACGCGCATGTAAGCCCATCTGCGCATCACCCATCTCACCTTCGATCTCGGCCTTAGGTGTCAGCGCGGCAACGGAGTCGATCACGACCACGTCCACCGATGCGGAGCGCACCAGCATGTCGGCGATTTCCAACGCCTGCTCGCCATTGTCCGGTTGCGAGATCAGCAGGTCTTCAACCTTGACGCCTAGCTTTTGCGCGTATTGCGGATCGAGCGCGTGTTCGGCGTCGATGAAAGCGGCTGTGCCGCCCAGCTTCTGCATCTCAGCAATGACTTGCAGCGTCAGTGTGGTCTTGCCGGAAGACTCTGGGCCGTAGATTTCCACCACGCGACCACGTGGCAAACCACCTACGCCCAAGGCGATGTCCAGTCCCAGCGAACCCGTGGAAACCACTTGGATGTCGCGTGCCACGTCGCTCTCACCTAAACGCATGATCGAGCCCTTGCCGAACTGCTTTTCGATTTGCGCCAACGCGGCGGCTAGTGCTTTGCTTTTATTCTCGTCCATGGTGATCCGTCCCTTCAAATGATGCTCGATTATGTCATAACAGCTCCGTGCAACCAATTGCACGGAGCATTGGAATGTGGCTTAGTTAGATTTTTTAGTGATTTGCAAAAAGGCAGTTTCGGCTGCCTGCTGCTCTGCATTGCGACGACTACTACCCTCACCTTGCGTGCTTAGTTTCAACGCATCGATGCGGCACTCCACCTTGAACAGCTGAGCATGGGCTTCGCCCTCGATGGCGCTCACGGTATAGGTGGGCAGCGGTAATTTACGAGACTGCAAATGCTCTTGCAACAAGGTCTTGGAATCTTTTCCCAAGGTTTGGATGTCGGTCTTGGCGATGAACGGCACATATAACCCCAGTACGACTTTCTTAGCGGCCTCGAACCCGCCATCCAGAAATACCGCTCCGAATACGGCCTCAAGAGCATCTGCCAAAATCGATGGACGACGGAAACCAGCACTCTTACGCTCGCCCTCCCCTAATCGCAACAAATCACCCAAATATTGTTGCTGCGCCAAAACGAATAGCGTTTGCTGGTTGACAAGGTTAGAGCGAAGTCGCGAAAGATCACCTTCAGGAAGATGCTGGAACGAGTCAAAAAGGTGCGAGGCGATGACGCAGTTCAGCACGCTATCGCCCAGAAACTCTAAGCGCTCGTTATGCTCCGCACTGTAACTGCGGTGAGTCAGGGCACGATTGAGCAACCCAGCTTGAGTAAAGTGATAACCCAGTCTGTGGCAAAGTGCTTCCCGACTCATCGTTGTGCCGAATGTGGATTGAAGTTTAGGACCATACTGATATTACCTGCGACGGGGATGCTGACGGAGTACTCCGCACTTAAGCTGATGACACCACTGCTACGGCTAACCTGAACATCATCGGGCTGGATCGCGTTGATCTCTGCAACTGAAGCACGCCTAGCAAAAGCGATTCGAATGTCATTCTCACTGGCACTCTGCAACTCGGCATCCTCCGCCATAGCTTGTAGTACATGAGTGATCTCGGCGTTCTGCATGTAAGCTTTGATGACGCGCAGACCACCTAACGCTAGGGCAACCACGATCACAGTCGCCACTAGACACCCTAGACACGAGACTCCACGTTCTTTTGCTTTCATAGCTCCTCCCTCTGGAAGAACATCCCTAATGGATGGAAAGGCCGATGCGCTTCAACTCACCAAAATTCATCCAAACCAAGAATGCCTTGCCTACGATTTGGCGATCCGGCACGAAACCCCAGTAGCGACTGTCGCGGCTATTGTCACGATTGTCGCCCAGCATGAAATATTGCCCGGACGGGACTGTACAACGAAAACCCTCGTCGTTGTAGATACACTGATCCCGCCCAGAGAAATCAGCAATCGCATCAAAATGCAGCGGCGGCATCTCAGGGTTAACGAGCATCGAATGCGCATGCTCGTTCAGATTCTCGGTGTAGCGTTCAGTGTGAACGAAGTTCAATCCGCTTTCGACATAGTTGTAATCACCTTCCAGTTTACGAACCTGCTCCACCCCATTGATGAATAAGATCTTATTGCGATACTCGACGGTATCCCCCGGCACGCCGACCACACGCTTGATGTAATCCACAGAAGGGTTCTCAGGGTAATGGAACACCATTACGTCGCCGCGCTGCGGGTCGTTGATCTGCACGATCTTCTGGCTGACGATGGGCAGGCGGATGCCGTAGGTGAATTTGTTCACTAGGATGAAATCGCCCACCTGCAAGGTCGGGATCATCGAACCGGAAGGGATCTTGAACGGCTCGACCAAAAAGGAGCGCAGGAAGAACACCGCCAGAATCACCGGGAAAAAGCTCTTGGAGTATTCCACCCACCAAGGCTCCTTGCCGCCCTCGCGACCGGACTTCAGCACGTATTTGTCCAGTAGCCACACCGCGCCGGTCAATACCAGCAGCGAAAACATGATCAAAGCGAAATCCATTATTTATCCTCAACTTGCAAGATGGCGAGGAACGCCTCCTGCGGAATCTCTACACTGCCCACTTGCTTCATGCGCTTCTTACCCGCCTTCTGCTTCTCCAGCAGTTTTTTCTTGCGTGAGATGTCGCCGCCGTAGCACTTAGCCAGCACGTTTTTGCGCAAGGCCTTGACGTTCTCACGTGCGATGATGTTCGCGCCGATGGCCGCTTGGATCGCCACGTCGTACATCTGACGTGGGATCAATTCGCGCATCTTAGCCGCCACTTCGCGACCGCGATAAATACTATTGGCGCGGTGTACGATGATGGACAGTGCATCGACCTTTTCACTGTTGATCAGCATGTCCACCTTCACCACGTCGGACGAGCGATATTCCTTGAACTCATAGTCCATCGACGCATAGCCGCGCGATACCGACTTCAGCCGATCAAAGAAATCCAGCACGATCTCGCCCATCGGCATCTCGTATTTCAGCAGCACCTGCTTGCCGTGATAATTCATATCGATCTGCACACCGCGCTTCTGCGTACACAGCGTGATCACCGCGCCCACGTATTCCTGCGGCATGTACAGATTCACATTGACGATGGGCTCGCGGATGTCTTCGACCTTGGACAGGTCAGGCATTTTTGACGGGTTATCCACCATAAGCAGCGTGCCATCGCGCATCGCCACTTCGTACACCACCGTCGGCGCAGTGGTGATCAGGTCTTGATCAAACTCACGTTCTAATCGCTCCTGCACGATCTCCATGTGCAGCAAGCCCAAGAAGCCGCAGCGGAAGCCGAAGCCCAGTGCCTGTGACACTTCCGGCTCGTACTGCAAGGCAGCATCATTCAGCTTGAGTTTTTCCAGCGAATCGCGCAGCGCTTCGTACTGATTGGATTCGACTGGGAACAAACCGGCGAACACCTGCGACTGCACTTCCTTGAAGCCCGGCAAGGCCGCAGCGGCTGGCTTGGCCTG from Ferriphaselus amnicola includes these protein-coding regions:
- a CDS encoding CopD family protein is translated as MAILKLLHLLSAVLWVGGMFFAYTALRPAAVEILAPPERLQLWSAVFRRFLHAVWGAIVVLVASGIAMIASYGGLVNVPTFIHIMLLLGTLMIAIFVWVYFAGYRKLRTLVATQQWPEAGRVLGSIRQWIAINLILGIVTLCVVGLGRAGYL
- the recX gene encoding recombination regulator RecX; translation: MVAKKTKTSLHVRAMQYLARREHSRVELYAKLARYAEPEDDVPTLLDQLAEQGWLSDQRAAEQTVRIKRSRFGTKRIVQELRQKGIADTLIAEAIPELRANEMETAREVWRKKFGEIAHSPKENARQIRFLQSRGFSLDVIFGILKLSDQSDMN
- the recA gene encoding recombinase RecA, whose protein sequence is MDENKSKALAAALAQIEKQFGKGSIMRLGESDVARDIQVVSTGSLGLDIALGVGGLPRGRVVEIYGPESSGKTTLTLQVIAEMQKLGGTAAFIDAEHALDPQYAQKLGVKVEDLLISQPDNGEQALEIADMLVRSASVDVVVIDSVAALTPKAEIEGEMGDAQMGLHARLMSQALRKLTANIKRSNTLVIFINQIRMKIGVMFGNPETTTGGNALKFYASVRLDIRRTGAIKKGDEVIGNETRVKVVKNKVAPPFREANFDILYGEGISREGEIIELGVMHKLVDKSGAWYAYQGEKIGQGKDNAREYLRSHPEIAHEIENKVRAIVGVAALNGGEED
- the rnc gene encoding ribonuclease III, producing the protein MSREALCHRLGYHFTQAGLLNRALTHRSYSAEHNERLEFLGDSVLNCVIASHLFDSFQHLPEGDLSRLRSNLVNQQTLFVLAQQQYLGDLLRLGEGERKSAGFRRPSILADALEAVFGAVFLDGGFEAAKKVVLGLYVPFIAKTDIQTLGKDSKTLLQEHLQSRKLPLPTYTVSAIEGEAHAQLFKVECRIDALKLSTQGEGSSRRNAEQQAAETAFLQITKKSN
- a CDS encoding DUF4845 domain-containing protein, giving the protein MKAKERGVSCLGCLVATVIVVALALGGLRVIKAYMQNAEITHVLQAMAEDAELQSASENDIRIAFARRASVAEINAIQPDDVQVSRSSGVISLSAEYSVSIPVAGNISMVLNFNPHSAQR
- the lepB gene encoding signal peptidase I: MDFALIMFSLLVLTGAVWLLDKYVLKSGREGGKEPWWVEYSKSFFPVILAVFFLRSFLVEPFKIPSGSMIPTLQVGDFILVNKFTYGIRLPIVSQKIVQINDPQRGDVMVFHYPENPSVDYIKRVVGVPGDTVEYRNKILFINGVEQVRKLEGDYNYVESGLNFVHTERYTENLNEHAHSMLVNPEMPPLHFDAIADFSGRDQCIYNDEGFRCTVPSGQYFMLGDNRDNSRDSRYWGFVPDRQIVGKAFLVWMNFGELKRIGLSIH
- the lepA gene encoding translation elongation factor 4, with product MQNIRNFSIIAHIDHGKSTLADRIIHLCGGLSDREMEAQVLDSMDLERERGITIKAQTAALSYKARDGQIYNLNLIDTPGHVDFSYEVSRSLSACEGALLVVDASQGVEAQTVANCYTALDLGVEVVPVLNKIDLPSANPENAIEEIEEVIGIEAHDAVHCSAKTGLGVQDVLESLIVKVPPPKGDPTAPLQALIIDSWFDNYVGVVMLVRIVNGTLKPKEKILFMATGAQHLTEHIGVFTPKSVNRETLSAGQVGFIIAGIKELKAARVGDTITHQAKPAAAALPGFKEVQSQVFAGLFPVESNQYEALRDSLEKLKLNDAALQYEPEVSQALGFGFRCGFLGLLHMEIVQERLEREFDQDLITTAPTVVYEVAMRDGTLLMVDNPSKMPDLSKVEDIREPIVNVNLYMPQEYVGAVITLCTQKRGVQIDMNYHGKQVLLKYEMPMGEIVLDFFDRLKSVSRGYASMDYEFKEYRSSDVVKVDMLINSEKVDALSIIVHRANSIYRGREVAAKMRELIPRQMYDVAIQAAIGANIIARENVKALRKNVLAKCYGGDISRKKKLLEKQKAGKKRMKQVGSVEIPQEAFLAILQVEDK